A window of Cryptomeria japonica chromosome 3, Sugi_1.0, whole genome shotgun sequence contains these coding sequences:
- the LOC131063315 gene encoding LOB domain-containing protein 1, with amino-acid sequence MARCAGCKRHRKKCSERCVLAPHFPSTDPHKFEIVHRVFGTRHILKTLQGMEADQRIDAVNSMVYEASIRLKDPVHGCATQVQQLQKQIVELKSQLAATQAEVVKKSLEKDELLALLIGGYQNDGEHVFCEVQTTDNLTVDDVEELWKPLWEE; translated from the exons ATGGCAAGATGCGCAGGTTGCAAGAGGCACCGGAAAAAATGTTCAGAGCGTTGTGTGCTGGCTCCGCATTTTCCATCCACTGATCCTCACAAATTTGAAATAGTCCATCGAGTTTTTGGAACCCGGCATATACTTAAAACGCTTCAG GGTATGGAGGCTGACCAAAGAATAGATGCAGTAAATAGCATGGTGTATGAAGCGAGTATTAGGCTGAAGGACCCCGTGCATGGCTGTGCAACCCAAGTTCAGCAACTACAGAAGCAAATAGTGGAGCTGAAGTCCCAGTTGGCAGCCACACAAGCAGAGGTAGTAAAGAAAAGCTTGGAGAAAGATGAGCTTCTAGCCCTCCTCATAGGTGGGTATCAAAATGATGGTGAGCATGTTTTCTGTGAGGTGCAAACAACTGATAATTTGACAGTGGATGATGTGGAGGAGCTATGGAAACCACTTTGGGAGGAATAA